A genomic region of Alistipes megaguti contains the following coding sequences:
- a CDS encoding VWA domain-containing protein: MFRFANPQYLWLLVVLPVMVALFWLAARSRRKRIARFGHPDVLQELMPEVSTGRVTLRFLLLLGAVLCLILAAARPQFGSKLREEKTQGIEMMLVVDVSNSMLAEDFEPNRLERTKYAIGKLFDGLEQDRVGLVVFAGEPKVQLPITSDYRMAKAFARRIDPSLVSEQGTAIGKALEQALLSFSGDTEQNHGRVIILITDGENHEDDALAVAERAAQQGVKIFTIGIGTPEGAPIQIDGEFIKDEKGEMVVSKLNEEMLAKIADITGGAYVRATKQSIGLDEIVKAINDMEQTELSTIRFEEFNEQYQYLLIAALVLLLAEFVMLDRRNPLLAHLNIFREKK; encoded by the coding sequence ATGTTTCGTTTTGCCAATCCGCAATATCTCTGGCTCCTGGTCGTGCTGCCCGTGATGGTGGCGCTCTTCTGGCTTGCGGCCCGCAGCCGCCGCAAGCGGATCGCACGCTTCGGTCATCCCGACGTGCTGCAGGAGCTGATGCCCGAGGTCTCGACCGGCCGTGTCACGCTGCGCTTTCTGTTGCTGCTGGGGGCGGTTCTGTGTCTGATTCTGGCCGCGGCGCGTCCCCAGTTCGGGTCGAAACTCCGCGAGGAGAAGACCCAGGGGATTGAAATGATGCTCGTGGTCGACGTCTCGAATTCGATGCTGGCCGAGGATTTCGAACCCAACCGGCTCGAACGGACGAAATACGCCATCGGCAAACTCTTCGACGGCCTCGAGCAGGACCGTGTCGGGCTGGTGGTCTTCGCCGGCGAACCGAAGGTCCAGCTGCCGATCACCTCGGACTACCGCATGGCCAAGGCCTTTGCCCGGCGGATCGATCCCTCGCTGGTCTCCGAACAGGGCACGGCTATCGGCAAGGCCCTGGAGCAGGCTTTGCTGTCGTTCTCGGGCGACACGGAGCAGAACCACGGACGGGTCATCATCCTGATCACCGACGGTGAGAACCACGAGGACGACGCCCTGGCCGTGGCCGAACGGGCTGCCCAGCAGGGGGTGAAGATCTTCACGATCGGCATCGGCACCCCCGAGGGTGCGCCGATTCAGATCGACGGCGAGTTCATCAAGGACGAGAAGGGCGAAATGGTCGTCTCGAAGCTCAACGAGGAGATGCTGGCCAAGATCGCCGACATCACGGGCGGCGCCTATGTGCGCGCCACGAAGCAGTCGATCGGTCTGGACGAGATCGTCAAGGCGATCAACGACATGGAGCAGACCGAACTGTCGACCATCCGTTTCGAGGAGTTCAACGAGCAGTATCAGTACCTGCTCATCGCGGCGCTTGTCCTGCTGCTGGCCGAGTTTGTGATGCTCGACCGCCGCAATCCGCTGCTGGCCCATCTGAATATCTTCCGGGAGAAGAAGTAG
- a CDS encoding VWA domain-containing protein, protein MHFASPHYLWLLVLLVPMVGYYVWRTLQGGAAIQISTVRGVAGAPRTVRYYLRHLPFVLRAAAFSLLIVALARPQDVEENVSTNTEGIDIMLAIDVSASMLARDFQPDRITAAKEVAGSFIADRYGDRIGLVAFAAEAFTQSPLTTDQSTLQTLLARIRSGLIDDSGTAIGNGLATAINRLRESDAKSKVVILLTDGVNNRGQITPMTAAEIARAQNIRVYTIGVGSMGTAPYPAVDMFGNITFVQQKVEIDEKTLQAMAEMTGGKYFRATDNEKLKAIYDEINQLEKSKVEVFEHVAYHEQFLGWVLGALALLLVEFLLSNLVLKRIP, encoded by the coding sequence ATGCATTTCGCTTCACCCCATTATCTATGGCTGCTTGTGCTGCTCGTGCCGATGGTCGGCTACTACGTGTGGCGGACGCTGCAGGGCGGTGCGGCCATTCAGATCTCGACCGTCCGGGGCGTCGCGGGGGCTCCGCGCACGGTGCGCTACTACCTGCGGCATCTGCCCTTCGTGCTGCGCGCCGCGGCCTTTTCGCTGCTCATCGTGGCGCTGGCCCGGCCCCAGGATGTCGAAGAGAACGTCTCGACCAACACCGAGGGCATCGACATCATGCTGGCCATCGACGTCTCGGCCTCGATGCTGGCCCGCGACTTCCAGCCCGACCGCATCACGGCGGCCAAGGAGGTGGCCGGATCGTTCATCGCCGACCGCTACGGCGACCGCATCGGACTGGTGGCCTTCGCCGCCGAGGCCTTCACGCAGAGCCCGCTGACCACCGACCAGAGTACGCTGCAGACGCTGCTGGCGCGGATCCGCAGCGGCCTGATCGACGACAGCGGTACGGCCATCGGCAACGGTCTGGCCACGGCCATCAACCGCCTGCGCGAGAGCGACGCCAAGTCGAAGGTTGTCATCCTGCTGACCGACGGTGTGAACAACCGCGGACAGATCACCCCGATGACCGCCGCCGAGATTGCCCGGGCACAGAACATCCGCGTCTATACGATCGGAGTGGGTTCGATGGGTACGGCCCCCTATCCGGCCGTGGACATGTTCGGCAACATCACCTTCGTGCAGCAGAAGGTCGAGATCGACGAGAAGACCCTTCAGGCCATGGCCGAGATGACCGGCGGCAAGTATTTCCGTGCTACGGACAACGAAAAGCTCAAGGCTATCTACGACGAGATCAACCAGCTGGAGAAGAGCAAGGTCGAGGTTTTCGAACACGTCGCCTATCACGAACAGTTCCTCGGCTGGGTGCTGGGTGCGCTGGCCCTGCTGCTCGTGGAGTTCCTGTTGTCGAATCTCGTTCTGAAACGTATTCCGTAA
- a CDS encoding DUF58 domain-containing protein, giving the protein MQESENDILRRVRKIEIKTRGLSNEIFAGKYHTAFRGRGMSFSEVREYRAGDDVRDIDWNVTARSRKPHIKVYEEERELTMMLVVDVSGSRMFGSTDRLKKNIITEIAAVLAFSASQNNDKVGCIFFSDRVEKFIPPKKGRSHILMIIRELIGFQPQSTGTKLSEPIRFLTNVNKKHCTTFILSDFMDSSDDRAALDDALKIAGSRHDLVGIRVYDPRETELPDVGIVELRDAESGRKVWVDTSSRAVRDHYAASWRELSERIDSTLKHNRIDTATISTDGDYVAELMKLFKQR; this is encoded by the coding sequence ATGCAGGAGAGCGAGAACGATATTCTCAGACGCGTCCGCAAGATCGAGATCAAGACCCGGGGTCTGTCGAACGAGATCTTTGCCGGAAAGTACCATACGGCTTTCCGCGGACGGGGCATGTCGTTTTCCGAGGTCCGCGAATACCGCGCCGGAGACGACGTGCGCGACATTGACTGGAACGTCACGGCCCGTTCGCGCAAACCCCACATCAAGGTCTACGAGGAGGAGCGCGAACTGACGATGATGCTCGTGGTCGACGTCTCGGGCTCGCGCATGTTCGGCTCGACCGACCGCCTGAAGAAGAACATCATCACCGAAATCGCCGCCGTGCTGGCCTTCTCCGCCTCGCAGAACAACGACAAGGTGGGGTGCATCTTCTTTTCGGACCGTGTCGAGAAGTTCATCCCCCCGAAGAAGGGGCGCAGCCACATCCTGATGATCATCCGCGAGCTGATCGGCTTCCAACCCCAGTCCACGGGGACGAAGCTCTCGGAGCCGATCCGCTTTCTGACGAACGTCAACAAGAAGCACTGCACGACCTTCATCCTCTCGGACTTCATGGATTCGTCGGACGACCGTGCGGCGCTGGACGATGCGCTGAAGATCGCCGGCAGCCGCCACGATCTGGTCGGCATCCGGGTCTACGACCCCCGCGAGACGGAGCTTCCCGACGTGGGGATCGTCGAGCTGCGCGACGCCGAGAGCGGGCGCAAGGTCTGGGTCGACACCTCGTCGCGTGCCGTGCGCGATCACTACGCCGCCTCGTGGCGCGAGCTGAGCGAGCGGATCGACTCCACGCTCAAACACAACCGCATCGATACGGCTACGATCTCCACCGACGGCGATTACGTCGCCGAACTGATGAAACTTTTCAAACAGCGATGA
- a CDS encoding tetratricopeptide repeat protein, with protein MYRILSITFVLLFAAAGVQAQQLPERSLVRKGTRQYNKGEYETAIQRYEAALKAAPGLFEATYDLGNALYKAERFDRAEQTMQQAAADTLRSDTERAEAFYNLGNAQFKQKKYQEALESYKQSLRLNPADMETKYNYAYTKRLLDQNQNGGGGGNDRNQNQDQQQNKDQNQGQNQNQGRNKDQQQQQNPQQQNPQQQNPQQQNPGKDQQQNQPQNPNGNPDQNGEQKPGEGQPTPSGISPQEQEQMLDAIQAQEDKTQEKLKEKAKGVVVRGRKNW; from the coding sequence ATGTACAGAATACTATCCATTACCTTCGTTCTACTCTTTGCGGCGGCCGGCGTGCAGGCGCAGCAGCTGCCCGAGCGTTCGCTCGTGCGCAAGGGTACGCGGCAGTACAACAAGGGGGAGTACGAAACGGCGATCCAGCGTTACGAGGCGGCGCTGAAGGCCGCACCGGGGCTGTTCGAGGCGACGTACGACCTGGGCAACGCCCTCTACAAGGCCGAGCGTTTCGACCGTGCCGAGCAGACCATGCAGCAGGCCGCGGCCGACACGCTGCGCAGCGACACGGAACGTGCCGAAGCCTTCTACAACCTCGGCAACGCCCAGTTCAAACAGAAAAAGTACCAGGAGGCGCTCGAGAGCTACAAGCAGTCGCTGCGTCTGAATCCTGCGGACATGGAGACCAAGTACAACTACGCCTACACCAAGCGGCTTCTGGACCAGAACCAGAACGGCGGAGGCGGCGGCAATGACCGGAACCAGAATCAGGATCAGCAGCAGAACAAGGATCAGAATCAGGGTCAGAACCAGAATCAGGGCCGGAACAAGGATCAGCAACAGCAGCAGAATCCGCAGCAGCAGAATCCGCAGCAGCAGAATCCGCAGCAGCAGAACCCGGGCAAGGATCAGCAGCAGAACCAGCCGCAGAATCCGAACGGGAATCCCGACCAGAATGGCGAGCAGAAACCCGGCGAGGGTCAGCCGACGCCTTCGGGCATTTCGCCGCAGGAGCAGGAGCAGATGCTCGACGCCATCCAGGCCCAGGAGGACAAGACGCAGGAGAAGCTCAAGGAGAAGGCCAAGGGCGTGGTGGTTCGCGGCCGGAAAAACTGGTAA
- a CDS encoding UvrD-helicase domain-containing protein, producing MESNESPILQGLNPAQRAAVVNYDSPSLIIAGAGSGKTRVLTSRIAYMIEQGVKPWNILALTFTNKAAEQMRERIAGMLPDNRSRYIRMGTFHSVFSRILRENAERIGFSESFTIYDSSDSRNLLKTLIREMNLPDERYKPASIASRISLAKNKLITPGAYLANASLAAEDRQMQIPEFGHLYNIYCQRCKHNGAMDFDDLLLQTNILLRDCPDVLARYQKLFQYILVDEYQDTNYAQYVIIRRLSQHHSKVCVVGDDAQSIYSFRGAKIENILSFRNDYPDAQVFKLEQNYRSTRTIVEAANSVIVHNSKRMEKNCFSEGPRGEKIRILKAYTDREEAEMVVSDLRDKVRAAGDEWSEAVILYRTNNQSAVLEDNLRRHGIPYRIYKGSSFYDHKEIKDMMAYIRLVINPRDDEAFRRIVNYPARGIGDTTVQRIADLAAAHGVSMWEAVDALVAQPTTDAVQRAIARKVTEFVGMIRSLSLSRADKSLYDFGLEVATRSGIIAAYRTENTPEATSALDNIEELLNSMQEFKERCDAEIRNGERQPEDEATVEEWLQNMMLMSDMDKDDPESSNKVTLMTVHSAKGLEYKYVYIVGMEENLFPSQRAAESPDGIEEERRLFYVALTRAKVSATISYAEMRFKWGNMEFSRPSCFLREIDPRYVECEADPDEEQERRPGSDGSSAIDELRRRFDYRFQQQRQGSRPGSGAPNGFGRSGGAPSGTSGSYGRGGGYGGGSEARRAGFGGGYGASRSTYGTRPEGESGPARHFARATQPQQPSGRPDPALVEPLRTSTEGMRRVGVRPAAAADAGAPAGGAPTGGYVVGQRVEHPKFGVGIVERIETLATDHKLVVRFDNAGEKTLLAKFAKLTKL from the coding sequence ATGGAATCCAACGAATCACCAATACTGCAGGGGCTCAATCCGGCCCAGCGGGCGGCGGTCGTCAACTACGACTCGCCGTCACTCATCATAGCGGGGGCGGGCTCCGGAAAGACCCGCGTGCTCACCTCGCGCATCGCCTACATGATCGAACAGGGGGTCAAACCGTGGAACATCCTGGCGCTGACCTTCACCAACAAGGCCGCCGAGCAGATGCGCGAACGCATTGCCGGAATGCTGCCCGACAACCGCAGCCGATACATCCGCATGGGAACGTTCCACTCGGTCTTTTCACGCATCCTGCGCGAGAATGCCGAACGGATCGGATTCTCGGAGTCGTTCACCATCTACGACTCGTCGGACAGCCGTAACCTGCTCAAGACTCTCATCCGCGAGATGAACCTCCCGGACGAACGGTACAAGCCGGCCTCGATCGCCTCGCGCATCTCGCTGGCCAAGAACAAGCTCATCACCCCGGGGGCCTATCTGGCCAACGCGTCGCTGGCGGCCGAGGACCGGCAGATGCAGATCCCCGAATTCGGCCATCTGTACAACATCTACTGCCAGCGCTGCAAGCACAACGGCGCGATGGACTTCGACGATCTGCTGCTGCAGACCAACATCCTGCTGCGCGACTGCCCCGACGTGCTGGCCCGCTACCAGAAATTGTTCCAGTACATTCTGGTCGACGAGTACCAGGACACCAACTACGCGCAGTATGTCATCATCCGGCGGCTGTCGCAGCACCACTCGAAGGTGTGCGTCGTGGGCGACGACGCGCAGTCGATCTACTCGTTCCGCGGGGCAAAGATCGAGAACATCCTCTCGTTCCGCAACGACTACCCCGATGCACAGGTCTTCAAGCTGGAGCAGAACTACCGCTCGACGCGTACGATCGTCGAGGCGGCCAACTCGGTCATCGTCCACAACTCGAAGCGCATGGAGAAGAACTGCTTCTCCGAAGGACCCCGCGGCGAGAAGATCCGCATCCTGAAGGCCTACACCGACCGCGAGGAGGCCGAGATGGTGGTCTCGGACCTGCGCGACAAGGTGCGCGCCGCAGGCGACGAGTGGTCCGAGGCGGTGATCCTCTACCGCACGAACAACCAGTCGGCCGTACTGGAGGACAACCTCCGCCGCCACGGAATCCCCTACCGCATCTACAAGGGCTCGTCGTTCTACGACCACAAGGAGATCAAGGACATGATGGCCTACATCCGGCTGGTGATCAACCCGCGCGACGACGAGGCCTTCCGCCGCATCGTCAACTACCCGGCGCGCGGCATCGGCGACACGACCGTGCAGCGGATCGCCGATCTGGCCGCCGCACACGGCGTCTCGATGTGGGAGGCGGTCGACGCGCTGGTGGCCCAGCCGACGACCGACGCCGTGCAGCGGGCCATCGCCCGCAAGGTGACCGAGTTCGTCGGGATGATCCGTTCGCTGTCGCTCTCGCGGGCGGACAAGAGCCTCTACGACTTCGGTCTGGAGGTGGCCACCCGTTCGGGGATCATCGCCGCCTACCGCACCGAGAACACCCCCGAGGCGACTTCGGCGTTGGACAACATCGAGGAGCTGCTCAACTCGATGCAGGAGTTCAAGGAGCGTTGCGACGCCGAGATCCGCAACGGCGAACGCCAGCCCGAGGACGAGGCGACGGTCGAGGAGTGGCTGCAGAACATGATGCTCATGTCGGACATGGACAAGGACGACCCCGAGAGCAGCAACAAGGTAACCCTGATGACGGTCCACTCGGCCAAGGGGCTTGAATACAAATATGTCTATATCGTCGGCATGGAGGAGAACCTCTTCCCCTCGCAACGCGCGGCGGAGTCGCCCGACGGCATCGAGGAGGAGCGACGCCTGTTCTACGTGGCGCTGACGCGGGCCAAGGTCTCGGCGACGATCTCCTATGCCGAGATGCGCTTCAAGTGGGGCAACATGGAGTTTTCGCGTCCGAGCTGCTTCCTGCGCGAGATCGACCCGCGCTACGTCGAGTGTGAGGCGGACCCCGACGAGGAGCAGGAGCGCCGTCCCGGCAGCGACGGCTCGTCGGCCATCGACGAACTGCGCCGCCGCTTTGACTACCGTTTCCAGCAGCAGCGCCAGGGCTCGCGCCCCGGCAGCGGAGCGCCGAACGGCTTCGGCCGCAGCGGGGGCGCCCCCTCGGGCACGTCGGGCTCCTACGGCCGCGGCGGAGGCTATGGCGGCGGATCGGAAGCCCGGCGGGCGGGATTCGGCGGCGGGTACGGAGCCTCGCGCAGTACCTACGGCACGCGGCCGGAGGGTGAATCGGGCCCGGCGCGCCACTTTGCCCGGGCCACGCAGCCGCAGCAACCGTCGGGACGTCCCGACCCGGCACTGGTCGAGCCGCTGCGCACCTCGACCGAGGGGATGCGGCGTGTCGGCGTGCGGCCGGCTGCGGCAGCCGATGCGGGAGCCCCCGCAGGCGGCGCCCCGACGGGCGGATATGTCGTGGGGCAGCGGGTCGAACACCCGAAGTTCGGCGTCGGCATCGTCGAGCGCATCGAGACCCTGGCGACGGATCACAAACTGGTGGTGCGCTTCGACAATGCGGGCGAGAAGACCCTGCTGGCGAAGTTCGCCAAACTGACCAAACTCTGA
- a CDS encoding MoxR family ATPase produces MSEVINIKELNERIERESVFVDTLRTEMGKVIVGQSHLIDTLLIGLLSNGHILLEGVPGLAKTLAITTLAKAVDADFSRIQFTPDLLPADLIGTLIYSQKSEDFVVRKGPIFANFVLADEINRSPAKVQSALLEAMQERQVTIGDNTYPLPQPFLVLATQNPLEQEGTYPLPEAQVDRFMLKARISYPKKQEERDIVRMNLSGAGMPQVNKVITPEDIVKARRVVEDVYMDEKIEKYIVDIIFATREPAEYNLQKLQNLIAYGGSPRASISLAKAARAYAFIRRRGYVIPEDVRAVCHDVLRHRIGLTYEAEAENITTEEIITDILNNVIVP; encoded by the coding sequence ATGAGCGAAGTCATCAACATCAAGGAACTCAACGAGCGCATCGAACGCGAATCGGTATTCGTCGACACGCTGCGCACCGAAATGGGCAAGGTCATCGTGGGTCAGAGCCATCTGATCGACACGCTGCTGATCGGTCTGCTCTCCAACGGCCACATCCTCCTGGAGGGTGTCCCGGGACTGGCCAAGACGCTGGCCATCACGACGCTGGCCAAGGCCGTCGACGCCGATTTCTCGCGTATTCAGTTCACCCCGGACCTGCTGCCTGCCGACCTGATCGGTACGCTGATCTACTCGCAGAAGAGCGAGGATTTCGTGGTTCGCAAGGGCCCGATCTTCGCCAACTTCGTGCTGGCCGACGAGATCAACCGTTCGCCGGCCAAGGTGCAGTCGGCGCTGCTCGAGGCCATGCAGGAGCGTCAGGTGACCATTGGCGACAATACCTACCCCCTGCCGCAGCCCTTCCTGGTGCTGGCCACGCAGAATCCCCTCGAACAGGAGGGTACCTATCCGCTGCCCGAGGCACAGGTCGACCGTTTCATGCTCAAGGCCAGGATCTCCTATCCCAAGAAGCAGGAGGAGCGCGACATCGTGCGCATGAACCTCTCGGGAGCCGGCATGCCCCAGGTCAACAAGGTCATTACGCCGGAGGATATCGTCAAGGCCCGCCGGGTGGTCGAGGATGTCTACATGGACGAGAAGATCGAGAAGTACATCGTCGACATCATCTTCGCCACGCGTGAACCGGCCGAGTACAACCTGCAGAAGCTCCAGAACCTGATCGCCTACGGCGGTTCGCCGCGTGCGTCGATCTCGCTGGCCAAGGCCGCCCGTGCCTACGCCTTCATCCGGCGCCGCGGGTACGTCATTCCGGAGGATGTGCGCGCCGTTTGCCACGACGTGCTCCGCCACCGTATCGGACTGACCTACGAGGCCGAGGCCGAGAACATCACCACCGAGGAGATCATCACCGATATCCTGAACAACGTAATCGTGCCCTAA
- the nth gene encoding endonuclease III: MTTKERYEGIIAWFSEHMPVAESELHYENPYQLLVAVVLSAQCTDKRVNMTTPALFEAFPTPQAMAAASAEEIFPYIRSISYPNNKARNLAAMARKLCADFGGEVPSDLEALQTLPGVGRKTANVLGAVLWQKQVMPVDTHVFRVSERIGLTTRSKTPLQTELTLEKNIPGPLLPIAHHWLILHGRYVCTARAPKCTECGIAAWCRWHASAQKRRTTDDKPTKQSSK; the protein is encoded by the coding sequence ATGACAACCAAGGAACGTTACGAAGGCATCATCGCCTGGTTCTCGGAGCACATGCCCGTGGCCGAGAGCGAACTCCACTACGAAAACCCCTACCAGTTGCTGGTGGCCGTGGTTCTCTCGGCGCAGTGCACCGACAAGCGGGTCAACATGACCACCCCGGCGCTGTTCGAGGCCTTCCCCACGCCACAGGCCATGGCCGCCGCCTCGGCCGAGGAGATCTTCCCCTACATCCGCAGCATCTCCTACCCGAACAACAAGGCGCGCAATCTGGCCGCCATGGCACGCAAGCTCTGCGCGGATTTCGGCGGCGAGGTGCCGAGCGATCTCGAAGCGCTGCAGACCCTGCCGGGCGTTGGCCGCAAGACGGCCAACGTGCTGGGAGCCGTACTGTGGCAGAAGCAGGTGATGCCGGTCGACACGCACGTCTTCCGCGTCTCGGAGCGCATCGGACTGACGACGCGTTCGAAAACCCCGCTGCAGACCGAACTGACCCTCGAAAAAAACATCCCCGGGCCGTTGCTGCCCATTGCCCACCACTGGCTGATCCTTCACGGGCGTTACGTCTGCACGGCGCGGGCCCCGAAGTGCACGGAATGCGGCATTGCGGCGTGGTGCCGGTGGCATGCCTCCGCGCAGAAGAGG
- a CDS encoding glycosyltransferase: MTTYNHERYLARAIESVLEQRTTFGVELVLGEDCSTDSTREICMTYAARYPERIRLVTSAENVGWRANYRRTFEACRGEYVAYLDGDDWWCDPSKLQRQVERMEADPGCGMCYTRASNYWQADDRTEPDHPQHYTDFDHLLCSLTIANCATLARRELIARYYAEVRPEEHPEWMTDDAPMWLWFSVRSRIAFLPEITAVHRRLPDSVSHSTAYRRRIAFCDSLMEISLWFERHYGTGRNRFRILRRRSSVALWVLSWEGSVGEYLARWWSDVRRCPRLLLCPEGPGLLVKKILFRRHKTRKP, translated from the coding sequence ATGACCACCTACAACCACGAGCGATATCTGGCCCGCGCCATCGAGAGCGTCCTCGAACAGCGCACGACGTTCGGCGTCGAACTGGTGCTGGGCGAGGACTGCAGCACGGACTCCACGCGGGAGATCTGCATGACGTACGCCGCCCGCTATCCGGAGCGCATCCGACTGGTGACCTCGGCCGAAAACGTCGGCTGGCGGGCCAACTACCGACGCACCTTCGAGGCGTGCCGCGGAGAGTATGTCGCCTATCTGGACGGCGACGACTGGTGGTGCGACCCCTCGAAGCTGCAGCGGCAGGTCGAACGGATGGAGGCGGACCCCGGCTGCGGGATGTGCTACACGCGGGCCTCGAACTACTGGCAGGCCGACGACCGCACGGAACCCGACCATCCGCAGCATTACACCGATTTCGACCACCTGCTCTGCAGCCTGACCATCGCCAACTGCGCCACGCTGGCCCGCCGCGAACTGATCGCCCGCTACTACGCGGAGGTACGCCCCGAGGAGCATCCCGAATGGATGACCGACGATGCACCGATGTGGCTCTGGTTCTCGGTCCGCAGCCGCATCGCCTTTCTGCCCGAGATCACGGCGGTCCACCGCCGCCTGCCCGACAGCGTGAGCCACAGCACGGCCTATCGCCGGCGGATCGCCTTCTGCGACTCGCTCATGGAGATCAGTCTCTGGTTCGAGCGGCACTACGGCACGGGGCGCAACCGCTTCCGCATCCTGCGGCGCCGTTCGTCGGTGGCGCTGTGGGTCCTCTCGTGGGAGGGGAGCGTCGGCGAGTATCTGGCGCGCTGGTGGAGCGACGTGCGCCGCTGTCCGCGGCTGCTGCTCTGTCCCGAAGGGCCGGGGCTGCTGGTCAAGAAGATCCTCTTCCGACGTCATAAAACCAGAAAACCATGA
- a CDS encoding aldehyde dehydrogenase, giving the protein MTLTDTPAARIEALAAAQKAWFRTGATRPEKFRRTMLRRLDAALVNWEDRLCDALWQDLHKSHEEAILTELSIIRSEIRQHLRHLREWMRPERRPTPMKLQPARSRIVAEPLGQALIVAPWNYPVQLLLNPLVGAISAGCTAVLKPSPHTPHVARVLEGLIAEIFDEEYVAVVQGGREVNTQLFALRWDVIFFTGSPALGRVVMRAAAEHLTPVVLELGGKSPCIVDRGADLRIAARRIAWGKSINAGQTCVAPDYVLIHRTLRDDFVRAFADAVRQLHGEDPRRSPHYARLVDERAYERVAGYLTRGRILFGGETDAAERYIAPTLLGDVDPEWPVMQEEIFGPVLPVLIFGTTDEAVEFVTTREKPLALYYFGPEETGREILARTTSGGACLNDTVMHIANDHLPFGGVGNSGMGRYHGRESFEAFSHRRSMLEVSGRIDLPFRYPPYRLFRWVRKML; this is encoded by the coding sequence ATGACCCTTACGGATACCCCTGCGGCCCGCATCGAGGCGTTGGCCGCCGCCCAGAAAGCCTGGTTCCGCACGGGCGCCACGCGCCCGGAGAAGTTCCGCCGCACGATGCTGCGCCGGCTCGATGCCGCTCTGGTCAACTGGGAGGATCGCCTGTGCGACGCCCTGTGGCAGGATCTGCACAAGTCGCACGAGGAGGCCATCCTCACCGAGCTGAGCATCATCCGCAGTGAAATCCGCCAGCATCTGCGCCACCTGCGCGAATGGATGCGTCCCGAGCGGCGACCGACCCCGATGAAGCTGCAGCCGGCGCGGAGCCGCATCGTGGCCGAACCGTTGGGACAGGCGCTGATCGTTGCACCGTGGAACTACCCCGTGCAGCTGCTGCTCAATCCGCTGGTGGGGGCCATCTCGGCGGGCTGTACCGCCGTGCTGAAGCCTTCGCCCCACACGCCGCACGTGGCCCGCGTGCTGGAGGGGCTGATTGCGGAGATCTTCGACGAGGAGTATGTGGCCGTGGTGCAGGGCGGACGCGAGGTCAACACGCAGCTCTTCGCCCTGCGCTGGGACGTGATCTTCTTCACGGGGAGCCCGGCCCTCGGACGCGTCGTGATGCGGGCCGCGGCGGAGCACCTCACTCCGGTAGTCCTCGAACTGGGCGGCAAGAGCCCCTGTATCGTCGATCGCGGGGCCGACCTGCGGATTGCGGCGCGGCGCATCGCCTGGGGGAAGAGCATCAATGCGGGTCAGACGTGCGTGGCTCCCGACTACGTGCTGATCCACCGTACGCTGCGCGACGACTTTGTCCGGGCCTTTGCCGACGCCGTCAGACAGTTGCACGGCGAGGATCCCCGCCGCAGTCCGCACTATGCGCGGCTGGTCGACGAACGGGCCTACGAACGGGTGGCCGGTTACCTGACGCGGGGGCGGATCCTCTTCGGCGGAGAGACCGATGCCGCGGAACGCTACATCGCCCCGACGCTCTTGGGTGATGTCGATCCCGAATGGCCGGTCATGCAGGAGGAGATTTTCGGCCCGGTGCTGCCCGTATTGATCTTCGGGACGACGGACGAAGCAGTGGAGTTCGTCACGACGCGTGAGAAGCCTCTGGCACTCTATTATTTCGGTCCCGAGGAGACGGGACGGGAGATTCTGGCGCGCACGACCTCGGGCGGAGCCTGTCTGAACGATACGGTCATGCACATCGCCAACGATCATCTGCCGTTCGGCGGTGTGGGCAACTCGGGCATGGGACGTTATCACGGTCGGGAGAGTTTCGAGGCCTTTTCGCACCGGCGTTCGATGCTGGAGGTTTCAGGGCGCATCGACCTGCCGTTCCGCTATCCGCCCTACCGGCTCTTCCGCTGGGTGCGAAAGATGCTCTGA